AGGTTGATGCTAAAGCATTTGCATCCATGCAACAGCTTGCAAACAAGAAAGCAAATGAAGATGTCTTCATCAAATTGGTGAGATGCCTATGGATTTGCTATGTAACTAGTTGCTCTTACTGTTGTAAATCTATTTGAGATATGCTAAAATGCGGTAGACTAACCATAGTTTTAAATTGGTGTCAACAGGGCTCCGATAAGGACAAAAAGAAAGAGGCTAACGAGAAAGAAGAGAAGGCCAAAAAGGTATTGCAACTTCTACCTGAAATATGTCAATTTGGGTGTGTGCACAAAATTGTTCATCTAGTCTCATGTTGAAATGTACCTGTATTAGTTGTTTGGCTGAGAATCTTGAGGAGCTTAACCGTCTTCTGTTGTTTTTACTATGAATCATGTGGTCTTTCTGGAGAACATTTAGTCTTGTTGACCTTAgtgacaaaaggataagtttcTTGATGTCATTTATGTATGGTATATGAAGTTGTTAAGAGCTCAGCAATCTGGAACGTGTGTAATAATATATGGAGCAAGAAACTGGGGGTCGCCTGTGCCAGTAGCTTGTGTCTGCTAATATGTGAATATTACACTAAGTGCTAGGTTTTTGGACTAAATGTTTAACTATGTTGTTCTCTTTATTTTTGGTGGTTGTAGTCTCTCAGTATTAATGAATTCCTTAAGCCTGCGGAAGGCGAGAAGTTTTACAACCCTGGTGGACGTGGTCGGGGTCGTGGGCGTGGCTCTAGAGGATATGGTGGAGGCAACTCATATGGCAATGTGGAAACCCCATCCATTGAAGATCTAGTGCTATTCCCAAGCTTGGGCAGCAAGTGAGGCGCTGTCCTTCCTGCCATCAATCTCAGGGATTGCTTGTTAAAGTGATCTTCCTTTAATATGCAAGAGGCAGGAAGTTGACTAAATAAGATTTCTGTATCAAGAGTCTTTTTCTTGAATGTAAATTTCTTCCCTCACCCCTCTTCATcagcccccccccccctcctttctctctcttcccccgaaaaataaaatttttttttaaaaactgcCCCTTTACTTATTTTCCTGATTGTCTTCTGTTTGCTACTGTTGAATTCTTTTAACTTATGAAAACAGCTGATCTATGACCTGAATCATTCTCAGTTTTGCCTTGAAATTGATGGAATAGACGGGGGATATAATTCATCTTTTTCACACTTGAATGGGTAGATGAACAAGCTAGCTTATAATTGTCTATTGACGTGTTGTATTCCATTATTCACCTAGGACTCGAGAAGCAGACTTAGGATATAACTTTTGGAGTTGATCACACGCATTTCTAGAACAGTTTTAGTCGAGGTCAGTATTGCTGTGTCACTATATTGTGGAAAAAGGCCGCGCCTGTTTTTAATTGGGTTGGGCACAGATGCGTCAGCTTGTGATGAAAAATGAACCTTGCATTTTGCTTCTTGGAGATTGCATCTCTCTTTTCATAAGGTTGCAGCAGTTGACAATTGCTGGGAGGCTGCCTGGTTATAAAGGGAAATTGACAGGGATCGTCAGTATGGGTTCAGGGTTGTCTATTTGCCACGGAAACAACATACTTtggattcaaaatttcaaatttgattcAAGCTTTCTAGAACTGGAGTATTTTAAAAATGTGACTAGAATGGAGGCCTGTGGACGGCAACCAATCTACGCCCCTATTGCTTTCTGGGTGAAAAACAGGCTATCACATAAGTATGCTGGGATTGTCTGGCTGCGTGGAACCTTGCTCCAACTAGCAGTAGCTTCACGTACTGAATTAGGCAGAGCAGCAACATTTCACGAAATATAGAGTAGAAACAGTTATCCTAATAAAAAGAGCCTGATTACGAGCCCTCCAGAGTAAAGACCAATAGCTCTAAGAGAGAGCAGATCTAGCTTCCAATGTCGACATAGCCAGCTATTTTTTTCAGCAATGGGTACTGTCCTCTGTACGTACGTACGACACAATCCCTGCATCTTTTGTAACACAGCTGTAGATATAACACAGGTGAACATTTTGTTCGAGGGATAaatttagaaacctcccttgaggttttcagCAATTACAGAGAACTTCactcaagttttaaaaattacacctaccttCCTTGCTTTTTCACAAATATCTTAAAGTATCCTTCTTTTAAAGAAcaagacaaaataaaataagattttaatcTTTAACTTCTTGTATGCGGCATACTCACTAAAACAAAGAGTTCGGTGATTTCAACTCATCTCATAATTAATTACTTGCTAATTCTTACCTAATGTAACTCACTACcaatactaaaccaaaaaatGTCCCTTTGTACCTAAGAATATAATTCATCATTACTCTAGCACTCTTAAAAATAGAGATAAAATTCTATTTTCATAAAAGAGAGAATCAATGAGTTTTTTAATTGCTAGACTTTTTTGCTTAACAAATATATTAGTCACTTCTTTATCTTCCAAttcttaatttcattttttccctaTATCACTGccacttttttcattttcccttAATTTGACTAAAATTTACAGTCTGCACCTTGTTAATTTGGTAACTTCAATTGGTTAACATTTGTAAAGAGTAAAActattggaaaaaaagaaagaaagaaaggtctAAAATTTTTAGAGTAAGAAAGAGATaggaagataaaaaaaatacagATAAATTTCAGAGATGGTAAAACTTGAAAGTGGTGTGGTTGGTAACAATGGAGTGTGGCATTTGGTGAGAGAGAGAAGTGGTTGcaggagaaaaagagagaagagtATGAAAGAGGGATGGAGGGAGGGAGGAAGagatgaaaattagaaaattaatGGAAAGTGTTCTTTGAGATTAGGAAATTGCAAGTAGAATAATaagaaatatttttcaaatttaaatgtCCCTTTATGAATTAACTATTAAGTGGAGGACATTTTAGTCATTTGATTGGACCAAGGGAAGTCTGTGAAATTATTAAAACTTCGGGGGAgccgagtgaaattgtcagaaacctcaagggaggtttctgaaattatccctttgttCAATATATTCAACAGCAATGTGACACAACATTCGATGATCAAATTCAACAGGAACCCCCCAATTCTTCAGCCAACCCTTAGTTGCTAACTTCCTTTTACATAACAACCAATGTGTGGTTGGATAATagattatttggaaagttatttaaaataattactgtagtatttTTTACAATATAATGTTGCGTGAGATTAAGAAAAttattgagaagataaaaagatgtattaaaaaatatatttataatactaaatattgtgatactaaaaatatgataaaaagattaatgtgtttatgatactaaataaataatttttttgacaaataatccCTATCCAAAAACACTTGTACGAAAGCAAATCAGGGAATGTGACATTTACTCCCATAGCAGTTACCTCTGACTGGACAGTGAAAATGCCTCGAGTACTAGCAATTCAATATGCGTCATCAGGATGACTATTAAGAGTAACGAACATTTGTGGAGCTTCCTGCTGTAGTCTTTTGACTTCGGCAGTTACCTTCCTGCCTTGGGGCCACTTCCAACTGTTTATCttcaataaaagaagaaaaagaagtctTGTGCTTGAATCCAAAACTATATTGCAGACTTTCATAAAATTTTGGCAGACAGCGCCAGGAGGCAAGAGGCTGCCACGTATCAAACAAGAAGCCATCACCAATCACAGATTTAAGATAAGGTAGCGCTAGCTCTCTCAACTTTACAGGCTGGGATCTGTACCCATTAATTAGAGTATTCGAGGAGCATTTCATTCAATTGATGTGAAGTAataagaattttcttttttcgctCCACTAAAGGCTTTTAACTGTGATTATACTTACCTGTAGTGTAATTGGTGACGTTTGAAGCAACCTGGCACACAATACATCTTAGCGACAAATGTATCTGCTGGTTTTTTCGCTACAATAaaggcttcttcttcttcttcttttttaatttttggcaaCAACGGAACGAGCCAATGATGTTTTCTCAGGAGCAGAATATGTTATCTGTTCCTTTTACTCCAAATTCGGCTCCCCGTTTGCGGGCAAAACTCCTGAACCATAACACCTCTCGACAGTTAGAAGTCAACCCCTTCAACCAACAAACAAGTTATATGCATATCTATGGCTGGATCACTGTTAATATTTATTAGGACGTGTAACGTTTGTGCTTCTTGACAGTCTGCTGCAAGCAAATTAACATATATTTGGCTAGCATATGGGCTGGCAAGCATCTACAGGACAACAGCGAATACAACCAATTGTTCTATCATCCACTACAATAAATTTGTACAATCAGTACATGAAACAAACGTTCAGAAAAGAATAAAGTCGGAAAAGATAATAAACTATCAAGTGTCTTTTGATTAAGTTGGTCTTCATAAAGGTGCTTTCACATGCAGCAGTAGAGTCAATGATCCAGAAGTTGTTTGTCCATTGTGTTCATGACGAGCAGCAGCCACTATTCTGTGCAACAGGCTGCCCACGCATATTAACTGTGGGAGGCTTAGCATTGTTCATGGCTGGTTGGCTTGCCATCCTACATTAACAATTATAACCAGTGAAGCTGTAGTAAAATATTACAAAATGCAGATACAGCAATAGGTGCTTGCACAGAATAGCAGAGACTAACTCTTCACAATCTACACCATTTTGCGTggaagaaaaaacaaaattaatttgAGAGGACCAGTTGGACAAGGCAAAATATGATAAAGCAGGTCCCGACCAATTCATTCTCCAAAATGACAATGATTGTTCGTACAAAAGTCATGAATTTGAACACAACAAAAACACAAAGCAGCAATTATGAACCCAATTCAATTTATATTGTGCTCAACTTGCAAGATTAATCTCAAGATGATTCATTTCCACATTTGCCAACAAATTCAGGAGGGCATCTAAAGCAACTACCATATGAATATGATATTTTGTCACCTTGAGGAGTCTAAGACCCTTACTTCTAGTTGTACTTAGTGAGCAAGTGAAGGTATATACCTATTCTTTATGGCAGCAGACATCGCCATGAAAGCTTGCTCCACATTAGTAGCATCTTTAGCACTAGTTTCCAAAAATGGAATACCAATTTCATCAGCAAATGCCTATGGATTGTTAAAACACGGAAAAGTGTCAATATCTGATCAATAAGATAATTTTGCAAAAATTACTTGGACAAACAAAACAATCTGTACAACTAGTTTCACCTTAGCCGTCTCATAGGAAACAACTTTCTTATCAGTGAGATCGGACTTATTTCCAACTAGAATTTTATTAACATTTTCACTTGCATAGCGATCAATTTCATTAAGCCACTGCTTAACATTGTTGAAGCTTTCTTGATCTGTCACATCATAAACCACCTAAACCAAAttccaagcaaaagaaaaaccagAATGGAGATGATTAGGGACTTGACAACTGAAAAGTCAAAAAGTAGAGATACATCACTCACAATGATACCATGTGCTCCACGATAGTAGCTGCTAGTGATGGTCCTAAAACGTTCTTGTCCAGCAGTGTCCCACTTGATATGCCAGAAAGAAAAATTAGTGATGACAGAAATACATTCACCAccaacccccaaaaaaaaatgacaaaaggcccataaaatcaaaacttgaaacAATAAGCACCCAAAAGAACAGGAGTTTGTTATTGATAACCCCCTGCAAAGTATCTGCAACAACATGAACTAGTTTCTTACAGTGACCAAATATCATCACTAACTTACAAATTTTAAACCTTTCAGGATTTTAGAACAATTATAGAACCCATATCAACAGAACATACAGTAATTGTATCCCCATAAATGAATAAAGAGGAAAGGGGAAACAGTTAAAGACACGCAAGAGGAAGCAGGAGATCTAAGAAGATCATACAATTTGAAGTTTAATAGTCTTTCCATCTTGTTCCACAGTACGTATTTTctgaaaaaggaaaggaaaaagcacagtgaatttctgatttgaattattgataacaCAAAAAATTACTATATATGATAAATTATTAAGCAATTCACTCACAAAATCAACTCCAATGGTGCTTATATAACTTTCCGAATATGAATCATCCTGCATTTGGAAGGAGTAAGCTTTACAGATTCTATTTTAATTAAAGCAGTCTAAAGATCACTTTAATGTACTAAATGATATCATCGTTAAGACATAGAGATCAAAAGATGCATGCATATGCTCAAACACACGATACTGGAAGACCAACAAGTATCCTTGAATAGACAAAAGCCAAATATATCCTCTATAATCCGAATCATCAATACAATATTCTCAGATTCACTAAATAATATGcagtaaaaaattaaaacaatctAAACACAAAATATTCTGTTAATGTACAAGAAGTATCATTCTAGAATGATTTAACAATGCATGGCAATATAACACACTATTTGAGGATACTTTAGTGCAGCGTGTTCCTCAAGATACACAAAGCACTGAAATGATTGAATATTTATGATTAGGAAAGAATGCATATTCATGATGAAAGAATCGGCGAAGCATAAAGTAGAAACATAACCTCACAAGCATAAGAACTATGATCATGACAAAAGCTCTTGGGAAAACTAATGTCTAAATATATGCACTCAGACCAAAGATGAATCCCAAAACCAAATAAGAATTAATACATACGCGATTTATAGCAGCTTCATATCCTCAGTGACTTAAAAGTTAAAAGATTGAATTAGACTATATTCCACTTATTTGCATATAGGGATAGTTAGTAGTGCTCTTTGGGAACGGTACGCAATCCCAGCAACAAAGCTTAACTGAGAAATcccaagaaatttttttctcttaatttaCCCCGTAAGTGCTAGTCATCAGGAAATAGTTGATACCAGAGCTGAAAAAGTGGTACTAGAATAAAATATAGGTTTCTCCATCAATAGACACTAGTGATAAATGCACACTCAATGTGTGTGCAATAAAGAAATGCATAATATATATAGTGAATGAATTTTACATACATATGTTTATTGTTAAAGAAGATACTAATCttccaaattattttgaaaaaatgattgctatgttaGTAGTTACTGCTTAGGGGTGGTGACATTGAAAAAAAGTATGTTTAAATAGTAAATTAAGAAATGCTTATGGTAGTTATCTTGACAACATGTGCTCGGGTAATTAAAGTAAAATTAGTGTTTACAAGGGCAAAAATGAAAGTACATAAAGTGACATAAAATGTTTACACCAAAACCCTCTCCTCTCCCTTTATATATGGTATAGATGTAGCTTAAAGTATTTAACTTTATACACCTAGTCTCTCCTGGACCCTTTAGTCATTAGAAAAGTTGCTCTGCTCTAGAGAGGGTACCTTAAATTATTTGCACAATGTTTGCACCTCATGCATACTAAAAAGTAACATCTATTGAACTCAAACATCACGGAAACGACAGATATATATTCAAAAAAGTGTCAAACAGAAACAGAAGGTCTGCTGCAATTCCAAAACTAAATATCATTATATACTATCTACACTAATCTCACAAGATTCAACCATATTGCTTACAATAAATCAGCGATTCATGAAATGTAGCCAACTTTCCATACTCGTTAATGGATGTTGCTCTATCAAAAAAGGGGTAACAATCACTATCTCCTACATGATGAAACAAAGTAAGGGATACCAGTCAAACCCATAGATACATATTACcttaaaaaaaatcacatgTACAGATTGTAACTACAAAAGACAGAAAAGAGCTATTGAATGGAAAAAGCTCAGGAGATTAAAGGAATTGGCCATCCGATCTGCCCCATACACTCACCCCTCATATTGGATGACAACCATTTAGCACAAAACATCTTAACATTAAGGTCATCTCCATTTCAACAATACCGGTTTACTGTGTTACACACGTTGAGACTTCCTAAATGAGACCCATCGATTAAGTAAAGATTGTTAACATTTTTCTGCGAATAAAACAAATGAGATGGAAGACccaaaaaaccccaaaaaaaaggaacagaaaaaagaaaactgctCCACGTGATAAAGCATGCTCAAGTGTACACTAAGATTTTAACATTTCAACAAGCTTGAAAAAGGATAGGTAAAATGATAAAGTGCCCAAACAAGtatcaaaaagggaaaagaaaccaCTATTCATATCTTCAACAACACAACAACTTACCGCAAATCTCAGAAGAAGACATGATTTTCCAACACCAGAATCTCCAATAAGCAACAGTTTGAACAAATAATCGCTGAAAATAAGATTGACAAACACAATAACTTTTGCAGGCCATAGAAACCGCCAAACATAAAGCATATGTGTTAAGAAATCAAAAAGTAGTAGAGTAACCAGCTCAAGGCATTATACTTGACAATCAAATAAAATCACTGAGAAGCTAGATTCTATACAGTCAAAAACAATTTTTGAAGTGCGTTCCACATTTTAGTTCATGAAAGTCCAGAGAACAATCACAATCGATCACATTGAGGAAAACACACGAGCTACAAACCAAGCTCACTCAACCTACTCCCAACCATGAAATACGAAAAGGacatcattgaatctacaaacTACAGCCCTACAGAGTCTTAAGAACACCTTTGGCCCACCTCCCCCACCCCCAATCCCACCCGTTGTCCTCAACCGCCGATTCAAAGACAGGCTAAAACACAATTAGATTTGAAAGTAGTTAGTTCAGTATGAATTTTTAACGGGCTCTGTTGCTAAAAGTTCTACCTTGACAAGCGAAACCTGAATAACATCTGTATGCTTGAACGCAATCAACATTTTACAAGGCAAACAACAAAAGATTGTTACCGACCTCAGTAGAAAAGACAAATTTGAACATATAAAGGGAAATTCGGTTAAGATTGGCCGATTAGGGTTTCTTCacggataaaataaataatcagAACCTAAAATTGAAGCACAAATGAACAATAATTTAACTAAGTTATGGTTAAATAAGACCACATTCGAACTTTATTATCCAGATACTGAACTACAAAGTTATCGATCAGAATTCAACGAAGTAATTATAAGAAATTACGAGAAAAAACTATTGAAATCTGACAAGCATGACTTATCAAACGTACTATTCCGGATTCATTGAGGTTGACTAGGAGGGAAGATTGCCGGAATCTGATCGATTTCCCGGCTAGAAACGACCGGTATCTGACGACTATCTGTCGGCTAATTCGGATGTAAATTAAAGAaatgcagagagagagagagagagagaagggtgGTCGTTGAAGAGGAACTTTCAAAGTAAACGCAGATGACAAAAGAATCGTGTGATGAAGTAAAAACGTTTATTAGGCAGGAAAGATAGAAAAACTAAAAaccaggaaaaaaaattaaaattttgaaaatgattaccCGGGTTGACGAATTCTATTGAATTCGAGGCAAACAGGTTAAATtcgtacccaaaaaaaaaaagtcaaattgGTAGTAAACACAAAATTCTGCATTAATCATGCTAATTCTTTACTTTCTTTCtcccaaaagaaaaattataaattcTGCATAGATGTTCTACTTAAGCTTGATTTGCTTTATTTTAACAAGGCTAACATTATTGTGTTTAAACTTGTCTACATTATTAAGTTTAAAGGATATCTTATTTAGCTGAACTTGAATAATTTGATTATTTGCATGTAATTTGAAGTTAATTTATTTATCTATCTATGTTGAACCTAAAATCTTTATAAATATTCATTAATTATGTCTCAATCTTTTTTAATTACTCATCGAATCCAACCTCGAATGAGCTTTCATTGACTTAAATGTCGTTCTAGTCATTAATTATGTATCAAGTCACTCAAATTATGTTCTAGTCATAGAAGTGGATGAAAAGGATCTCGTTGGCATCTAATTTCTTTCCGATGATTCAAGTTCCAATGTACCTTCCGATTCCCTTTTCCTTCAAgaatgaaaaagataaaaagaaaatcCTTCCCATATATCAGGAATAAGGAGTTCACAATTCCCACTTGTATATATTGGTGTATTCTTCAAAAGCCAGTGCCCAATACTGCGGATTGGGAGTTTGGGGTGAGGGGCGAGATGTGTAAATAAGTATATTAACACTTGTAACTTGattgcataaaaaaaaaaaaaaacacttgtaACTTAATaaacttctacaaaaaattTGAGGGAACAAAAATCTTATCTTTTATTGCCATTATAAAGTATCTTTGACAATGATGATGTTTGATTACcccattaaatatttaaaattaatgaattaAGTATTTTTTTCTATTAAATTTGTCCGTACATCTGAATTTTTCAAGAGTGGCTTAATTTTTATTCTAAACTATAAGCGCTTATTGTTATTACTCGATTTGTTGAATGTTTAAACTAGTGTAATGATATTAAGGCCTATTTTATAAAATtgaaatccaaaatttaaaaattaagtgCATAAAGTATTATGTTAATTGTGGCTCAAattccttttctctctccccCTTTCTTAAATCCCACCATCCACTATTTGGGGAAAAAGTATTAAGTTGTTAAATCGATAAAGTCATACCTGTTTgataactaattaaataaagattaatcttttctatactgagtgaaaataataataaggatTAAATAATAATACTAAGTGAAAATGTCACACAAATATTATGTTTTTATCTTTAAAAATATCTGCCATTATTTGCGTttggagagaaagaaaagagtgtgtgtgagagagaaagagagagagagtaataAAAACAATTTAGAGGCGGGGTTTatgttaactttttttttttttggtacacgTGAGAGGTTTTGAATCTAAACTCTCCTCCTCACAATCCCTTCCACTTTATCACCCCAACCAACCCTCCCTCCTTAGAAGTGGTGTTTAGGAGTATTAATTTATGTATGAGTGTGTGTATGTATAAAAAATATGAACAATTGCATTCTGTGGGAGACATATATGAAAGTATATTATGTATGTGAAAGGTATAGTATGTATGGTTAATTCATAGGGGATTGGAATGGGTTGGGTGGTATGGCGGGATGGAGTGCTTTCTCTTTTACACACACATCTATACTTAGACCCATACACGTAGATGCACATACACGCGTCTTTTATATGTACCATACATTATCAAACATAATTTGTTTATTACAACATAAAGTCATACatctttctttaaaaaaaaaaaatcacattttcacgCATAAAATCATACCCTCTCTCCTTCtcactctcacacacacacacacaaattcACTTTTCCTATATATtagtaattaattaaacaaatattaaaaaggtattatttaaaaaactaatttGACACAACGGTAAAACAAGATTTTggtattaaaatatataatggCCATCAAACATAATACGTCAATTAATGTTCAAAGTCAACGAATTATCCAATAGGTTTGACTTTATAAATTTGGAGATTCAGATTTTAATTATACACTTTAGATTTTAGACTTCatatttccaattttccataGTTATTACTCCTGATCGAACCTGGGTGTTCAATCAGTTAACCTAGTGAACCGACCATCTAGCTAATATGCATTGATAGTTAAATACCAACCTCGGAAACTTGGAATGATATCAAAATTATTCATCTCATCATGACCACGTACATACGTAGGAATACTGGAACGGGAGAGACAGACGCAGAGCCACGAGAAAGAAGATCTCTGTGTCCCGAAGTATGCTGCTAGCTAGCGGCATGACCGACGGATGACTCGCACGAATTTTAGAAATTATATTATTAAAAGCTGTAAACCGTATGCCACCCAGCAGCCAGCGGTTTCAGtcttcttgttttttcttttgttgttggTATTTGACCTTATGGTTGTAAACCGCCCTGCAAAGAGAGATGACATTACATGAATCTGTCTATCCCATGATGATCTATCAATGTACCTTAATTCAAGCATCCCAAACTCTCAGAGGTTCTGCAGAAgtcctttttttaaaatttttttttttataaaaactaTAAATGTTTAACAATTCTTCGTCGTTAAGTAgcattttttaatataatatatcaaGAGGGACCCTTTCGAGTTAGGACATTTATTagatggaaaaataaaaaatatatataccaAATATTAAGCTGGCCATGGACTGTCTCGGTGCATGAATCAAAATGGTCGATGTTGCCAACTATTTATAAGTAGAATCAGAGATTTCCGTTGGGGCTCATTTGCATGCATGGCTATGACAGAAAATGGGACAAAGGGAAAA
This portion of the Coffea arabica cultivar ET-39 chromosome 2e, Coffea Arabica ET-39 HiFi, whole genome shotgun sequence genome encodes:
- the LOC113732012 gene encoding ras-related protein RABD2a, with amino-acid sequence MNPEYDYLFKLLLIGDSGVGKSCLLLRFADDSYSESYISTIGVDFKIRTVEQDGKTIKLQIWDTAGQERFRTITSSYYRGAHGIIVVYDVTDQESFNNVKQWLNEIDRYASENVNKILVGNKSDLTDKKVVSYETAKAFADEIGIPFLETSAKDATNVEQAFMAMSAAIKNRMASQPAMNNAKPPTVNMRGQPVAQNSGCCSS